A genomic region of Bubalus kerabau isolate K-KA32 ecotype Philippines breed swamp buffalo chromosome 10, PCC_UOA_SB_1v2, whole genome shotgun sequence contains the following coding sequences:
- the LOC129621100 gene encoding olfactory receptor 1509 yields MDALNQTRVTQFVFLGLTDNWVLEILLFMAFSVMYVLTLLGNILIMVTIVLTPRLHIPMYFFLSNLSFIDICHSSVTVPQMLEGLLLERKTVSFDNCIAQLFFLHLFACAEIFLLTVMAYDRYVAICAPLHYPNVMDMRVCVQLVFALWLGGTIHSLVQTFLTIRLPYCGPNVIDSYFCDVPSVIKLACTDTYLTGMLIVSNSGTISLFCFLALVTSYMVILVSLRKQSAEGHRKALSTCSAHFMVVALFFGPCIFLYTHPDTNFFSDKVVSVFYTIVTPVLNPLIYTLRNEEVKNAMKHLRQRQVFSMKSCT; encoded by the coding sequence ATGGATGCTCTAAACCAAACAAGAGTGACTCAATTTGTCTTCTTGGGACTCACTGATAACTGGGTACTGGAGATATTACTTTTCATGGCATTCTCAGTCATGTATGTGCTAACCCTTTTGGGGAACATTCTGATCATGGTTACCATAGTCTTAACTCCACGTCTTCATAtccccatgtatttcttcctgagcaatctgtcctttattgacatCTGCCACTCATCTGTCACAGTGCCCCAGATGCTGGAGGGTTTGCTTTTGGAGAGGAAGACCGTTTCCTTTGACAATTGCATTGCACAGCTCTTCTTCCTACATCTGTTTGCCTGTGCTGAGATCTTTCTGCTGACCGTTATGGCCTATGATCGTTATGTAGCCATCTGTGCGCCATTACACTACcccaatgtgatggacatgagggTCTGCGTACAGCTTGTCTTTGCTCTCTGGTTGGGGGGTACCATTCACTCACTGGTGCAGACCTTCTTGACCATTCGCCTACCTTACTGTGGCCCTAATGTAATTGATAGCTACTTCTGTGATGTTCCTTCTGTCATCAAGCTGGCCTGCACAGATACATATCTCACAGGAATGCTGATTGTATCCAATAGTGGAACCATctccctcttctgttttctggctTTGGTCACCTCCTACATGGTCATCTTGGTTTCTCTTAGAAAACAGTCAGCTGAAGGGCACAGGAAAGCCCTGTCTACCTGCTCAGCCCACTTCATGGTGGTTGCCCTCTTCTTTGGGCCATGTATATTCCTCTACACTCACCCAGACACCAACTTCTTCAGTGACAAGGTGGTATCTGTCTTCTACACGATAGTCACCCCTGTGCTGAATCCCCTCATTTACACCTTGAGGAATGAGGAAGTAAAAAATGCCATGAAGCATCTCCGACAGAGGCAGGTTTTTTCCATGAAATCGTGTACATGA